From one Desulfitibacter alkalitolerans DSM 16504 genomic stretch:
- a CDS encoding TIGR02679 family protein, producing the protein MSKLLMEAVMFFRSEEGFKRLMDSFVKNYISLGRIGGTVKLTKTSMEEREALSGIMGKDYSNQEDISISLADFQKALNNTKFANLDLKDLLIAFTGGNLLTRMQKEEKYGQEKESFFAELKQIHKGNNSRLILDYIQSKGSSTRGVHQIYDKDHSFLKALLDTVLNAVEELPEGYERLPVFASRITKDPHAFDLSSDRGRLLVLALQIILSNREKSYRIISTPSAEQVTEILGNFNIIRDDLLNFVTCAGLLGHKDGLVIPMWQEAIKDKIVLNVPLREIVRIASFVPVTYGNCAAIRSEQTGTSSEKAVFIVENSGVFSEIVDWFIDKNGNLPPIICTHGQFKLAALLLMDKLVKNGIDLYYSGDFDPEGLQMAQRLIERYPTALKLWRYTVDDYERCLSDIALTQSRVNKLKAINSPNLISLKERMVANCRAGYQEHLLPLLISDLDCFKV; encoded by the coding sequence ATGAGTAAATTACTTATGGAAGCGGTAATGTTTTTTCGCAGTGAAGAGGGCTTTAAAAGGCTTATGGATAGTTTTGTTAAGAATTATATTAGTTTAGGTAGAATTGGAGGAACTGTCAAGCTCACTAAAACAAGCATGGAGGAGAGAGAAGCTTTATCAGGGATTATGGGAAAAGACTATAGTAATCAGGAAGATATTTCTATTTCTCTGGCTGATTTTCAAAAAGCCTTGAATAATACAAAGTTTGCCAACCTGGACTTAAAAGACCTTCTTATCGCTTTTACAGGTGGTAATTTGCTAACACGTATGCAGAAAGAAGAGAAATATGGCCAGGAAAAAGAATCTTTTTTCGCTGAATTAAAACAAATTCACAAAGGTAATAATAGCAGACTAATTTTAGATTACATACAAAGCAAAGGTTCCAGCACCAGGGGAGTTCACCAGATTTATGATAAGGACCATTCATTTCTAAAAGCTCTGCTTGACACGGTTTTAAATGCGGTGGAAGAATTGCCGGAGGGATACGAAAGATTACCTGTCTTTGCAAGCCGAATAACAAAGGATCCCCATGCTTTTGACCTGAGTTCAGATAGGGGACGTTTACTTGTTCTAGCTTTACAAATTATATTATCAAACAGAGAAAAATCATATAGAATTATTTCTACTCCCAGTGCAGAACAGGTGACGGAGATTTTGGGTAATTTTAATATTATTCGGGATGATCTCCTTAATTTTGTAACCTGTGCAGGTCTTTTGGGGCATAAAGATGGATTGGTTATTCCTATGTGGCAGGAGGCTATAAAGGATAAAATTGTATTAAACGTTCCATTAAGAGAAATAGTCAGGATTGCCTCCTTTGTTCCAGTCACTTATGGAAACTGTGCTGCTATTCGTAGTGAGCAGACTGGAACCAGTAGTGAGAAAGCAGTATTTATTGTTGAAAACTCTGGTGTTTTTTCTGAAATTGTTGATTGGTTTATTGATAAAAATGGAAATCTACCGCCCATAATATGCACACATGGGCAATTTAAGTTAGCAGCTCTATTGTTAATGGATAAGCTAGTTAAAAACGGAATCGACCTTTATTATTCAGGTGACTTTGACCCAGAAGGGCTGCAAATGGCCCAGCGACTTATAGAGAGATATCCCACAGCTCTAAAACTATGGCGCTATACAGTTGACGATTATGAACGCTGTCTTTCTGATATCGCGCTAACGCAATCACGGGTGAATAAATTAAAAGCTATTAATTCACCTAATTTAATTAGTTTAAAAGAAAGAATGGTAGCAAACTGCAGAGCAGGCTACCAGGAACATTTACTTCCATTATTAATAAGCGATTTGGACTGCTTCAAAGTGTAA
- a CDS encoding IS1096 element passenger TnpR family protein produces the protein MKLGESIIKGLSEAVENEELKEYDSIEAKQYITRRMGGRPETEDLSMNLAEAVSQAIDCAEDFFEKMDNEQRSYSSDDELEYIMEKTGLGQGFLELLLWYKMCYEMELDIWEHVENCLTCGGGPLYEKEIPGEDFTSKIVCRECGEEMISGEYGDLELLNQELLCNEETKKENAEKFTIDNDDNLAIVKDFDHFCRFIDDNKPLLSKKKEVLGKKDAFNLNSQLHFKREVAAPTYQQEHYYALDLLYHLALAGNLYRKIVDDSGKKNLERTEGLDSYEWLNDYEKYVFLLKTYWCDYDLEKSYHDFSLHDLINLVRNLLIIFAKSNPGERIEYDNYDKSKYICNCFSFDFKIVVRFSCFGFCTFEWAEEAKNSYDLMIKTIIPTELGRKISHVLVMEGMPYYKHTKSFSHFLDIESTKKKIENEPAFYHLLAGLFPQGAVQKTVSEARRKKTAGAYMFKVALTKKIWRKIKISSQSTLEDLHLAIQDAFQFDNDHLYAFYLNEGKRPVSGVNSMGYENGPFTDEVILEDCHFYPGEQFSYLFDFGDMWKFKISLLEIDETGPVPLKPEIIESKGEGPEQYAWYD, from the coding sequence ATGAAGCTAGGTGAAAGTATCATTAAAGGTTTAAGTGAAGCAGTTGAAAATGAAGAATTAAAAGAATATGATTCCATAGAAGCAAAACAATATATTACCCGGCGCATGGGAGGCAGGCCGGAAACTGAAGATTTATCCATGAACCTGGCGGAAGCAGTGAGCCAGGCAATTGATTGTGCAGAGGACTTTTTTGAGAAGATGGATAACGAACAAAGAAGCTATAGCAGTGATGACGAATTGGAGTATATCATGGAAAAAACCGGTTTGGGACAAGGATTTCTTGAGCTGCTCCTCTGGTATAAAATGTGCTATGAGATGGAACTGGATATATGGGAGCATGTAGAAAATTGCCTTACTTGTGGCGGTGGACCATTATATGAAAAAGAAATCCCCGGAGAAGACTTTACCAGCAAAATTGTTTGCCGGGAATGTGGGGAAGAAATGATATCTGGAGAATATGGCGATTTGGAATTATTAAATCAGGAACTATTGTGTAATGAAGAAACAAAGAAAGAAAATGCAGAGAAATTTACAATAGACAATGATGACAACCTGGCTATCGTCAAAGATTTTGACCATTTTTGCCGGTTTATCGATGATAATAAGCCGCTGTTATCTAAAAAGAAAGAAGTACTGGGTAAAAAAGATGCTTTTAACTTGAACTCCCAGCTGCATTTTAAAAGAGAAGTGGCTGCTCCTACTTACCAGCAAGAGCACTACTACGCGCTGGACTTGTTGTATCACCTGGCCCTTGCAGGCAACTTGTACAGGAAAATCGTCGATGACTCGGGCAAAAAAAACCTGGAACGAACAGAGGGGTTGGACAGCTATGAGTGGTTAAACGATTATGAAAAGTATGTTTTTCTCCTAAAAACCTACTGGTGTGATTACGATTTAGAGAAATCGTACCATGATTTTTCATTACATGACTTGATAAATTTAGTCCGTAACTTGCTCATTATTTTTGCAAAGTCGAATCCTGGGGAAAGAATAGAATATGACAACTACGATAAATCTAAGTATATTTGCAACTGTTTCTCTTTTGATTTTAAAATTGTCGTCAGGTTTTCTTGTTTTGGATTTTGTACTTTTGAGTGGGCTGAAGAAGCTAAAAACAGCTATGACCTTATGATAAAGACAATCATTCCTACCGAGTTGGGTCGGAAAATTAGCCATGTTCTGGTAATGGAAGGGATGCCCTACTATAAACATACCAAGAGTTTTTCGCATTTTCTGGATATTGAATCAACTAAAAAGAAAATAGAAAACGAACCTGCATTTTACCACCTCCTAGCCGGTCTGTTTCCGCAAGGTGCCGTGCAAAAAACGGTGTCGGAAGCTCGCAGGAAAAAAACTGCTGGTGCATATATGTTCAAGGTGGCTCTGACGAAGAAGATTTGGCGAAAAATCAAAATATCCTCTCAAAGCACCTTGGAAGATTTGCACCTGGCTATTCAGGATGCTTTTCAATTTGACAACGATCATCTATATGCTTTTTACCTCAATGAGGGTAAACGTCCTGTCAGTGGAGTAAACAGCATGGGATATGAAAATGGGCCTTTTACCGACGAGGTTATTCTGGAAGATTGCCACTTCTATCCCGGAGAACAATTTTCCTATCTGTTTGACTTTGGCGATATGTGGAAATTCAAGATATCTCTCCTTGAAATTGATGAAACCGGACCAGTTCCATTAAAGCCTGAGATAATCGAGTCTAAAGGAGAGGGGCCAGAACAATACGCGTGGTATGATTAA
- a CDS encoding ADP-ribosylglycohydrolase family protein: MRNRKDLFIASLLGGAIGDALGYSVEFMCLAEIKSKFGEQGITDLQINQAIGKAIISDDTQMTLFTADGLMWAYDRCSQRGIGSYAGNGVYQSYLRWYYTQTRKMPTEDDMFWLRRHPHEEIDSILDYKQLFYQRAPGNTCLTALSSGQMGTIEQPINNSKGCGGVMRAAPVGLFLHRDSEHAFRIGAETASITHGHPTGYLSAGVLAALIAELINGKSIIESAMSAIKILKSYTNHQETLSAMENAITLSNDSTNTEMAIEKLGEGWIAEEAIAIALYCALKKSDFQKALIMAVNHDGDSDSTGSICGNILGAYYGMEVIPKEWIENIELQDLIVDMSSKLFNMSEKAFNRE; the protein is encoded by the coding sequence ATGAGGAATAGAAAAGATTTGTTTATAGCTTCCCTGCTGGGTGGAGCAATTGGAGATGCTCTTGGTTATAGTGTTGAGTTCATGTGCTTGGCCGAAATAAAATCTAAATTTGGAGAGCAGGGGATAACTGATTTACAAATAAACCAAGCAATTGGTAAGGCAATTATTTCTGATGATACACAGATGACATTATTTACTGCGGATGGGTTAATGTGGGCATATGATCGCTGTAGTCAGAGAGGAATTGGTTCTTATGCAGGAAATGGAGTATACCAATCATATCTTAGATGGTACTACACTCAAACCAGAAAAATGCCTACTGAAGATGATATGTTTTGGCTCAGACGACACCCACATGAAGAAATAGATAGTATCCTTGACTATAAGCAGTTGTTTTATCAAAGGGCACCAGGAAATACCTGTTTAACAGCACTTAGTAGCGGTCAAATGGGGACAATAGAACAGCCTATTAATAACAGCAAAGGCTGTGGAGGAGTAATGCGAGCTGCACCAGTAGGGTTATTTCTACATAGAGATTCAGAACATGCATTTAGGATTGGTGCTGAGACTGCGTCAATTACCCACGGTCATCCTACTGGCTATCTCTCGGCTGGAGTACTTGCAGCATTAATTGCAGAGCTAATTAATGGAAAGAGCATAATTGAAAGTGCAATGTCGGCCATAAAAATATTAAAGAGTTATACTAATCATCAAGAGACATTAAGTGCAATGGAGAATGCCATTACACTTTCTAATGACAGTACAAACACCGAAATGGCAATAGAAAAACTTGGCGAGGGTTGGATTGCAGAGGAGGCAATAGCCATCGCTTTGTATTGTGCATTGAAAAAATCTGACTTCCAGAAAGCACTAATTATGGCTGTAAATCATGATGGTGATAGTGACTCAACAGGATCTATTTGTGGCAATATTCTAGGGGCGTATTATGGAATGGAAGTTATACCAAAAGAATGGATAGAAAATATTGAACTCCAGGACTTGATTGTAGATATGAGTAGTAAACTTTTTAATATGTCGGAAAAAGCTTTTAACCGTGAATAG
- a CDS encoding DUF6904 family protein: MLIVRNTENLAGVSISGDFYDLDKLVEALYTITIDEFSEKHTKHIRISTRVLGLCYDVRHALQGDREVELLDNEMDEDKMKFHSIITPKKNVYYKCNYLYPEMFFVMLALNELVKIRYKELSKSKSYFTDAFDKNVIWDDTIATIRGFQGEVMKCVKEILSENAFARWLKLMNSDYIYIQNIAGQYIDLLNIKYIAMDREKRLKNFNKIAKRIVEFSSDTDHNEIKKVVVEAAKEYGTCEGNIRIQGVEYPDDVTW; this comes from the coding sequence ATGTTAATAGTTAGAAATACAGAAAATCTAGCAGGTGTTAGTATAAGTGGTGATTTCTATGATTTAGATAAATTAGTGGAGGCACTATATACTATAACTATTGATGAGTTTTCAGAAAAGCATACAAAGCATATTAGGATTTCAACTCGGGTATTAGGGCTTTGCTATGATGTCAGACACGCTTTGCAGGGTGATAGAGAGGTAGAGCTATTAGATAATGAAATGGACGAAGACAAAATGAAGTTCCACTCAATCATTACCCCTAAAAAGAACGTTTATTACAAGTGTAATTACCTTTACCCTGAGATGTTTTTTGTGATGCTTGCCTTAAATGAGCTTGTTAAAATTAGGTATAAGGAGCTATCAAAATCAAAAAGTTATTTTACTGATGCATTTGATAAGAATGTTATCTGGGACGACACTATAGCAACGATTAGAGGATTTCAAGGAGAGGTAATGAAGTGTGTTAAAGAAATACTTTCTGAGAATGCATTTGCAAGATGGTTAAAGCTTATGAACAGTGACTATATTTATATCCAGAATATTGCAGGGCAATATATTGACTTGTTAAATATCAAATATATTGCCATGGATAGGGAAAAAAGACTAAAGAACTTTAATAAGATTGCCAAAAGAATTGTAGAGTTTAGCAGCGATACTGACCATAATGAAATAAAGAAGGTTGTGGTAGAGGCAGCTAAAGAATATGGCACCTGTGAGGGAAATATACGTATACAGGGTGTTGAATACCCAGATGATGTTACTTGGTAA
- a CDS encoding LysM peptidoglycan-binding domain-containing protein: protein MIPLGNDKFTRTKHPVRDDQIPQPPKKCYGQLYKIKPTQTIFSIAHKFGVTAEDILDANPQIVNRDLIFVGQLICIPAGTPKPKPVCDLRVLTLSFLTEDGQPLPVVDGAVQLSARVIIRPTFNRPVSRAFFFLEPTGTETCELASLIGIDCPSAVSGVAEILWQVPPGTLGRVFVVACIDSCCAKSDEVLVVRNS from the coding sequence ATGATACCTTTGGGTAATGATAAGTTTACACGCACGAAACATCCTGTAAGAGATGACCAAATCCCGCAACCGCCCAAAAAATGTTACGGTCAGCTTTATAAGATAAAGCCTACCCAGACAATCTTTAGTATTGCTCACAAATTCGGAGTAACAGCTGAAGATATTCTTGACGCGAACCCACAGATTGTAAACCGAGATCTTATTTTTGTGGGTCAATTAATATGCATCCCTGCTGGTACGCCTAAACCCAAACCTGTTTGCGATCTCCGTGTACTTACACTAAGTTTCTTGACAGAAGATGGTCAACCACTGCCTGTAGTTGACGGAGCTGTCCAGCTCAGTGCTCGAGTAATTATTCGGCCTACATTCAATCGTCCTGTTTCCCGAGCCTTCTTTTTCCTCGAGCCTACTGGTACTGAAACCTGTGAACTTGCCAGTCTCATCGGTATAGATTGTCCCAGTGCTGTTTCTGGAGTTGCTGAGATTCTATGGCAGGTACCCCCAGGTACTCTGGGTCGTGTTTTTGTTGTGGCATGCATCGATAGTTGTTGTGCTAAGTCCGATGAAGTCCTTGTTGTCCGGAATTCTTAA
- a CDS encoding DUF6765 family protein: MDKEFHYYITYLVALRAGFSSTNSYLLAYSSQYVDDNDIIFEINIGSPNYYSNYISQTINILKPKNRLFRIYPLFHFIPGEPLEDNARRKDGKLHTLNTTPDSNNARKILELAFNSRNIYRIGIASHAFVDTWAHQNFTGYYDEFNAMKNLLQKPLPRIGHAGAGHKPDRPAITWEDCRLVNSLEIRNNKDLFLKAAGRLFEELRLYVKPECRKDLITEDRDELVRDISEAIGEADQINKYRDARIERYKKIALSNEYGRIKLKEYDPDDWMDEAVNENIKGFRMRGKKAVFRFIKSSISNTITSFKDVYSWKKPGKYEETNWYKFQEAVKAHQKEAEALLFMSTFNKLELKNW; this comes from the coding sequence ATGGACAAAGAATTTCATTATTATATAACTTATTTAGTAGCATTAAGAGCTGGTTTTAGTTCAACGAATTCATATTTGTTAGCCTACTCAAGTCAGTATGTAGATGACAATGACATTATTTTTGAGATTAACATTGGGTCCCCTAATTACTACAGTAATTATATTAGTCAAACAATCAATATTCTCAAACCAAAAAACAGACTGTTCAGAATTTATCCTCTTTTTCACTTTATACCTGGAGAACCTTTGGAAGACAATGCTAGACGAAAGGACGGTAAACTTCATACACTAAATACGACTCCTGATAGCAATAACGCTAGAAAAATTCTGGAACTAGCATTCAATAGTAGAAATATTTATAGAATTGGTATAGCCAGCCATGCTTTTGTAGATACATGGGCCCATCAAAATTTTACAGGATATTATGATGAATTTAATGCAATGAAGAATTTACTACAAAAACCACTTCCTAGAATCGGACATGCTGGTGCTGGACATAAACCAGACCGACCCGCCATTACCTGGGAGGACTGCAGACTAGTTAATTCTTTAGAAATAAGAAATAACAAGGATCTCTTTTTAAAAGCTGCTGGACGTTTATTCGAAGAACTCCGTTTATATGTCAAACCAGAATGCCGAAAAGATTTGATAACTGAAGACAGAGATGAATTAGTTAGAGATATTAGTGAAGCAATTGGGGAAGCAGATCAAATAAATAAATATAGAGATGCTAGAATTGAGAGATACAAAAAGATTGCTTTAAGTAATGAGTATGGAAGGATAAAATTAAAAGAATATGATCCGGATGATTGGATGGATGAGGCAGTAAACGAGAATATCAAAGGGTTCCGAATGAGGGGGAAAAAGGCAGTTTTTAGATTTATTAAGAGTTCGATTTCTAATACAATTACTTCATTTAAGGATGTATACTCCTGGAAAAAACCTGGCAAGTATGAGGAAACAAACTGGTACAAATTTCAAGAGGCTGTTAAGGCTCATCAAAAAGAAGCTGAAGCGCTTTTGTTTATGTCAACCTTTAATAAATTGGAGTTAAAAAACTGGTAG
- a CDS encoding sensor histidine kinase: MGIFTDKMIITYSFYGLAFFTMFIVIASQVRKDSSFILAKPLWFLSLFGLFQALAEWSKVAKLLHIYGIALLDIFTLHVLDVLTIGISAAFLFLFGIHLIIASRGKFFQLKYLPLLIAILWFAKFIVLDLIIFPTDNLRLWNAESIAWSRYLLVLPGSILVSIGLILQLPILKRLHLKSAYYHCLGAAVTFIAYGFFSGLITFPVDFWPGTVLNSVTFVKQTGISVQHIRAVLGLLMVYTIIRTINIFNVEQHRRLEEAEKLSVLMKERKRFSIDLHDGVIQSIYAAGLCIETIQNTLKHGDLEKADQQLEAVKKRLNTALNELRSYIVDLDKETEGSLQHLLTNLIHEFRSISMINIDLIDETKEVLYLQQAQENNVFHIVQEALFNVIKHAKASKVKIILEEGTGNKITIRIIDNGIGYDPKEYLKNGLSNRKGLTNMHYRTERLGGSLTVNTQKGKGTEVILQFKKGS; this comes from the coding sequence ATGGGGATTTTTACTGATAAAATGATAATAACATATTCTTTTTACGGACTAGCCTTCTTTACAATGTTTATTGTAATTGCATCCCAGGTCAGAAAAGACAGCAGCTTTATTTTAGCTAAACCACTCTGGTTTTTATCATTATTTGGCTTATTTCAGGCCCTTGCAGAGTGGAGTAAAGTTGCAAAACTACTTCATATCTATGGCATTGCCCTGTTAGATATTTTCACACTCCATGTTCTTGATGTTTTAACTATTGGAATTTCTGCTGCTTTCCTTTTTTTATTTGGAATTCACCTAATAATTGCTTCTCGGGGCAAGTTTTTTCAGTTAAAATATTTGCCTCTATTAATTGCAATTTTATGGTTTGCAAAATTTATAGTATTAGATCTAATTATTTTTCCCACAGATAATCTTCGTCTTTGGAATGCTGAAAGTATAGCCTGGTCAAGATATTTATTAGTTCTTCCAGGGTCTATTTTAGTAAGTATAGGCTTAATTCTTCAATTACCTATATTAAAAAGGTTACATTTAAAATCAGCTTATTACCATTGCTTGGGAGCCGCTGTCACATTTATTGCTTATGGTTTTTTTTCAGGTCTAATAACCTTTCCCGTAGACTTTTGGCCAGGAACTGTTTTAAATTCTGTTACTTTCGTAAAACAAACTGGTATATCTGTTCAACACATCAGGGCTGTTTTAGGCTTATTAATGGTCTATACTATTATTCGTACAATAAACATTTTTAATGTGGAACAGCATAGACGTTTAGAAGAAGCTGAAAAGCTTAGCGTACTTATGAAAGAACGGAAACGTTTTTCTATTGATTTACACGATGGTGTTATTCAGTCAATTTATGCAGCAGGTTTATGCATAGAAACCATTCAAAATACACTTAAGCATGGAGATTTAGAAAAGGCAGATCAGCAGCTGGAAGCCGTTAAGAAAAGGCTTAATACTGCTCTAAATGAGCTTAGAAGCTATATTGTAGATTTAGACAAAGAAACTGAGGGTAGTTTACAGCATTTATTAACAAATCTAATTCATGAGTTTCGTAGTATTTCCATGATCAATATTGACCTGATAGATGAAACAAAAGAGGTGCTTTATTTACAACAAGCACAAGAAAATAACGTTTTTCATATAGTCCAGGAAGCCTTGTTTAATGTTATAAAGCATGCAAAAGCTTCAAAAGTAAAGATTATCCTTGAGGAAGGGACTGGTAACAAAATAACTATTAGAATAATTGACAATGGTATTGGTTATGACCCTAAAGAGTATTTGAAAAACGGCCTTTCTAATAGAAAAGGATTAACAAATATGCACTATAGAACTGAACGATTAGGAGGGTCTTTAACAGTTAATACCCAAAAAGGAAAAGGGACAGAAGTAATTCTTCAGTTTAAAAAAGGAAGCTAA
- the mntR gene encoding transcriptional regulator MntR encodes MNKKNEEFYTARGYEISAGENALTPSMEDYLEMIYRLSHDIGYTRVNELADKLNVQPPSVTKMIQKLNEKALLNYEKYGMIHLTDEGKKLGKFFLERHNTLKEFLNLIGANDNLQKDVETMEHYISYNTFEVISALVSFMQENHEFKNNFSIYKEKFLNR; translated from the coding sequence ATGAATAAGAAAAATGAAGAGTTTTATACTGCTCGTGGCTATGAAATCAGTGCAGGAGAAAATGCATTAACTCCTAGCATGGAGGATTATTTAGAGATGATTTATAGACTAAGCCATGACATTGGATATACAAGGGTAAATGAGCTTGCAGATAAGCTTAATGTGCAGCCTCCTTCAGTTACAAAAATGATTCAAAAGCTAAATGAAAAAGCTCTATTAAATTATGAAAAATATGGTATGATCCATCTCACAGATGAGGGTAAAAAACTGGGAAAGTTTTTTTTAGAGAGGCATAATACCCTTAAGGAATTTTTAAACCTGATTGGAGCTAATGACAACCTTCAAAAGGATGTTGAAACCATGGAGCATTATATAAGCTATAATACCTTTGAGGTAATTTCAGCATTGGTAAGCTTTATGCAGGAAAACCATGAATTTAAAAATAATTTCAGTATTTATAAGGAAAAGTTCCTTAACAGATAA
- a CDS encoding HNH endonuclease — MPKEVTRNIKKEIERELWARAAGRCQFEGCNRLLYKSPITQERVNISEKAHIYSVSEDGPRGWGPFKTNINGLNNIDNLMLMCHDCHKTIDQDKEGAKYSSSLLQEWKQNHELRVVAVTGISSNKKSYVVFYGSNISEQKSSIDKYEAFSAMFPNRYPADERPIILSMSCSHQDNSPDFWHTETHHLKTIFSIHIKQRIEELDTVHFSVFALAPMPLLIQMGALFTDKVEVDVYQPIREPKTWQWQEYPEGFEFIIKEPATYSHQPALVISISDRIKHDRVFSVLGNNVSIWELTVDHTFIGNDTIRAQAQLSMMRNAIRMTGILAVLKVMPNG; from the coding sequence ATGCCAAAAGAAGTAACTAGGAATATAAAAAAAGAAATCGAACGAGAATTATGGGCTCGTGCAGCAGGACGTTGTCAGTTTGAAGGATGCAATCGTCTGCTTTATAAGTCACCAATAACGCAAGAAAGAGTCAATATTTCTGAAAAGGCTCACATTTATTCTGTTTCGGAGGATGGCCCGCGTGGTTGGGGTCCGTTTAAAACTAATATAAACGGATTAAATAATATAGACAACCTCATGTTAATGTGTCACGACTGTCATAAAACTATTGATCAAGATAAAGAAGGAGCCAAATACTCGAGTTCTCTACTACAAGAATGGAAACAGAATCACGAGCTAAGGGTTGTAGCTGTAACTGGGATTTCCTCCAATAAAAAGTCTTATGTTGTTTTCTATGGAAGTAATATAAGCGAGCAAAAATCTTCCATCGATAAATATGAGGCTTTCAGTGCAATGTTTCCCAATCGATACCCCGCAGATGAACGGCCAATAATTCTTTCAATGTCATGCTCTCACCAAGATAATTCTCCTGATTTCTGGCATACAGAAACTCACCATCTTAAGACAATATTCTCAATACATATTAAACAGAGAATAGAGGAACTAGATACTGTACATTTTTCGGTTTTTGCTTTAGCACCAATGCCATTATTAATTCAAATGGGAGCTCTATTTACAGATAAAGTTGAGGTTGATGTGTATCAACCAATAAGAGAACCAAAAACATGGCAATGGCAGGAATACCCTGAAGGATTTGAGTTTATTATTAAGGAACCAGCCACATATAGCCATCAACCTGCATTAGTAATTTCCATAAGCGATAGAATTAAACATGATCGAGTTTTTAGCGTATTAGGTAATAATGTATCAATTTGGGAACTGACAGTTGACCACACTTTTATTGGTAATGACACGATTAGAGCACAAGCTCAACTGTCAATGATGAGAAATGCAATAAGAATGACTGGAATATTAGCAGTCCTGAAGGTTATGCCAAATGGTTAG
- a CDS encoding type II toxin-antitoxin system HicB family antitoxin, which produces MSLPYNYIIQPITDESGSYYYGRVLELDGCHSTGETFNEAYENLLEAMEGWLEVKLQYNDPIPEPVVDDGYSGKFVVRLPKSLHKKLAIEAEKEGISLNQYAMYKLSK; this is translated from the coding sequence ATGAGTTTACCGTATAATTATATAATACAACCAATTACTGATGAAAGTGGAAGTTATTATTACGGAAGGGTGTTAGAGCTAGATGGTTGCCATAGTACAGGAGAAACGTTTAATGAAGCTTACGAAAATCTACTAGAAGCAATGGAGGGTTGGCTAGAGGTAAAATTACAGTATAATGATCCAATACCTGAGCCTGTGGTTGATGATGGATATAGCGGAAAGTTTGTTGTTAGACTACCTAAAAGCCTCCATAAAAAGTTGGCCATTGAAGCAGAAAAGGAAGGAATATCTCTGAACCAATATGCAATGTATAAGTTAAGCAAGTAA
- a CDS encoding YdbC family protein, whose amino-acid sequence MADFKFEIIKHLGSLSENAKGWKKELNLISWNGREAKYDIREWDPEHEKMGKGVTLSKEEINQLKNILSDLKN is encoded by the coding sequence ATGGCAGATTTTAAATTTGAAATCATTAAACACTTGGGTTCGTTATCAGAAAATGCAAAGGGATGGAAAAAAGAGCTAAATTTGATCAGTTGGAATGGCAGGGAGGCAAAATACGATATTCGAGAATGGGATCCTGAGCATGAAAAAATGGGAAAGGGAGTAACACTTTCTAAAGAAGAGATAAATCAATTAAAAAATATATTGTCAGATTTAAAGAACTAG